A region from the Clostridiales bacterium genome encodes:
- a CDS encoding carbohydrate-binding protein, with product MRGKRYRISRLLSLTLCLTLVFTFVPMTHPVKTNAFTLSDVENAMRSFNNKFWDPDAKYFWNDTNHGNNYQGFWVEAELWEMVMDAYINTSNQDLKSKLRAQIDQVYDGTVKKYGSDWTNNHFNDDIMWWAMASARAYQLTGEQKYIDQAIKHFDFVYDTQWDGSFLNGGIWWQNSDHSTKNACINFPAAEAAVYLYNITKNAHYLDAAEKIYRWGKTMLTDGNGKVYDRIEVVNGVCTDSTHYNQGTFIGSAVGLYNITGNTVYLDDAVKATKYTKNSLVDANGILNYEGGNGDLKGGKTILVRNLAMLQKALDKRDESNYAEFAQELNEWIATNVQTAWNNRNSENIIDGNWNGKLISGTYQSWSSAAAVEALNVIKPQDVTVDDNISKNPYNAIQAENYDAAYGVGIEGCNEGTLQLGGIQSGYYAVYKNVDFGTDGANGFIARAASETGGGNIEIRLDSLTGTLIGTSNVQGTGSWSNFTDADTVITNTTGIHDVYLVFTRTNDQYLFNLNWFKFTKSDPTRTDAYTRLKSGNFSESSGLSRDETWNFLKGIHNNAYAGYRGIDFGSGAAGITVHVQSGNQGGFIDVKLDSIDGSIVGTVDIPALGNWNDWTDILTNIDDSQAKGVHNVYLIFRGKNNSDYPCNLDWFTFTTVKGVNRDAYGKIEAENYTAGTGFGTENGGGQKYLAGINGSNNPYAMYNYIDFGATSPAKFYVNAASATSGGTIEARIDGINGPVIAICNVPGTGGWQNFTVSSADVTASVNGKHVVYLLFKGSSWLFNLDKFTFGDPGVFTAPVTPPAPEPDNVPPGDVQNVQVIRNDGGIQLFWDGPYDIDAKKVQITVSKNGEQIGDMVNADRGIQTATITGLKADAHYTIGIKAVDLSGNISKGIKIETSNLPSFTLTANRRVLKDGDSFDDYMPLTFRVWDNLSNILSAKVHIGGKVYTIGPKTRESIDIDMAGMSGSWTADVVIKDMAGNVLESSLKFNVTTSIESMRKLIGRYKISKDLKMPLIAQLLNNIAQVEHQLHMNREDKAARHMQDFVKHLNNPALSRSVSDKAKSVLNADAQTLINAWQGDNKK from the coding sequence ATGCGCGGGAAAAGATATAGAATTTCAAGATTATTATCTTTGACTTTATGTCTGACTTTAGTATTTACCTTTGTACCGATGACACATCCTGTAAAAACGAATGCGTTTACATTGTCTGATGTTGAGAATGCAATGAGATCGTTCAATAATAAGTTTTGGGACCCGGATGCTAAATACTTTTGGAACGATACAAACCATGGAAACAACTATCAAGGTTTTTGGGTGGAAGCAGAACTCTGGGAAATGGTAATGGATGCGTATATCAATACTTCAAATCAGGATTTAAAGTCTAAGTTAAGGGCCCAGATAGATCAGGTATATGATGGAACTGTAAAAAAATATGGTTCTGACTGGACAAATAATCATTTCAATGATGACATAATGTGGTGGGCCATGGCAAGTGCAAGGGCATATCAATTAACAGGCGAACAGAAGTACATAGATCAGGCAATAAAACATTTCGATTTTGTCTACGATACACAATGGGACGGCAGTTTTTTAAACGGCGGAATTTGGTGGCAGAACAGCGATCATTCCACGAAGAACGCATGTATAAACTTTCCGGCAGCTGAGGCTGCGGTATATTTGTATAATATTACAAAAAATGCACATTACCTGGATGCTGCTGAAAAAATATACAGATGGGGAAAGACTATGCTTACGGATGGAAATGGGAAAGTTTATGATCGTATAGAAGTAGTCAACGGTGTCTGCACCGATTCAACACATTATAACCAGGGTACTTTTATAGGGTCGGCAGTAGGGCTGTATAACATTACAGGCAATACGGTATACCTTGACGACGCTGTCAAAGCAACAAAGTATACAAAAAATAGTCTCGTCGATGCCAATGGAATACTGAACTATGAAGGCGGAAATGGAGATTTAAAGGGCGGAAAGACGATACTTGTCCGCAATCTGGCGATGCTTCAGAAAGCCTTAGACAAAAGGGACGAGAGTAATTATGCCGAATTTGCCCAAGAACTCAATGAATGGATTGCAACTAATGTTCAGACAGCATGGAATAACAGAAATTCTGAAAATATTATAGATGGAAACTGGAATGGGAAGCTGATTTCAGGAACTTACCAGTCATGGTCGTCTGCTGCTGCAGTAGAAGCCTTGAATGTGATAAAGCCACAGGATGTTACAGTAGATGACAATATATCGAAAAATCCATATAATGCAATACAGGCAGAGAATTATGATGCGGCATATGGAGTCGGGATAGAGGGCTGCAATGAAGGCACTCTTCAACTGGGAGGAATACAATCCGGATATTATGCTGTCTATAAAAATGTGGACTTCGGAACAGACGGGGCAAATGGTTTTATAGCAAGAGCGGCCAGCGAAACCGGTGGAGGAAATATCGAGATCAGATTGGATTCTTTGACAGGAACATTGATAGGCACAAGCAATGTCCAGGGTACAGGTAGCTGGAGCAATTTTACAGATGCCGATACTGTCATAACAAATACTACTGGAATACATGATGTATATCTTGTCTTCACCAGGACAAATGACCAATATCTATTTAATCTTAACTGGTTTAAATTTACTAAAAGCGATCCTACAAGAACCGATGCCTATACCAGACTTAAATCCGGAAATTTTAGCGAAAGCTCGGGATTGTCCAGGGATGAGACATGGAACTTTTTAAAAGGAATTCACAATAATGCCTATGCGGGATATAGGGGGATCGATTTCGGATCCGGTGCTGCAGGCATTACAGTGCATGTACAAAGCGGCAATCAGGGTGGATTCATCGATGTGAAACTTGACAGCATTGATGGTTCGATTGTAGGTACAGTTGATATTCCCGCCCTTGGAAACTGGAATGACTGGACCGATATACTGACCAATATAGATGATTCACAAGCTAAAGGGGTACATAACGTATACCTGATTTTCAGAGGGAAAAACAATAGCGACTATCCATGCAATCTGGATTGGTTTACATTTACTACAGTAAAAGGTGTAAACAGGGATGCATATGGCAAAATTGAAGCGGAGAATTACACGGCAGGCACAGGTTTTGGCACGGAGAACGGGGGAGGACAGAAGTATCTGGCCGGAATAAACGGATCCAATAATCCATATGCCATGTATAATTATATTGATTTTGGGGCAACAAGTCCTGCCAAGTTTTATGTTAATGCGGCCAGTGCCACCAGCGGCGGGACAATAGAAGCGAGAATTGACGGCATTAACGGGCCTGTAATAGCTATATGCAATGTGCCGGGAACAGGAGGATGGCAGAACTTTACGGTGTCATCGGCTGATGTAACGGCCAGTGTAAATGGAAAACATGTAGTTTACTTGCTGTTTAAAGGAAGCAGTTGGCTGTTTAACCTTGATAAGTTCACATTTGGCGACCCGGGTGTATTTACCGCCCCTGTAACTCCACCAGCACCGGAGCCCGATAATGTTCCGCCTGGAGATGTACAAAACGTACAGGTTATAAGAAACGATGGCGGAATTCAATTATTCTGGGATGGGCCCTATGACATCGATGCAAAAAAAGTACAGATAACCGTATCTAAAAATGGAGAACAGATCGGTGATATGGTAAATGCCGATAGGGGCATACAGACTGCAACCATAACAGGGCTTAAAGCAGATGCCCATTATACGATTGGAATAAAAGCCGTTGATTTGTCAGGAAATATATCGAAGGGAATAAAAATAGAAACGAGCAATCTCCCGTCATTTACCCTGACCGCAAATCGAAGGGTTTTAAAAGATGGAGATTCATTCGATGATTATATGCCCTTAACTTTCAGGGTATGGGACAATTTGTCAAACATCCTATCAGCCAAAGTTCATATCGGAGGAAAGGTTTACACTATCGGTCCTAAAACACGGGAAAGCATCGATATAGATATGGCGGGCATGTCTGGAAGCTGGACGGCAGATGTCGTTATAAAGGATATGGCGGGGAATGTGCTTGAGAGTTCATTAAAATTTAATGTTACAACTAGTATAGAATCGATGAGAAAATTAATAGGCCGCTATAAAATATCTAAAGATCTGAAGATGCCGCTGATAGCACAGCTTTTAAACAACATCGCACAGGTTGAGCACCAGCTTCATATGAACAGAGAGGATAAAGCAGCAAGGCACATGCAGGATTTTGTAAAGCATCTGAATAATCCGGCCTTAAGCCGCAGCGTCTCTGATAAGGCTAAATCTGTTTTAAATGCGGACGCTCAGACGCTTATAAACGCATGGCAGGGTGATAATAAAAAATAA
- a CDS encoding uracil-DNA glycosylase, whose product MGKELLLNAVENECIEAVNNKYPDEQKVIVFGEGNADADIALVGEAPGEKEIKYKRPFAGAAGKNLDEFLDILGLKREDIYITNTVKFRPVKINPKTLRLSNRPPEKDEIALCLPFLQRQLDIIRPKTVVTLGNTPLRALTGDNKITIGKCHGTLIEECRYDIFPLYHPASILYNMSLKEVYNKDLLKFKKILKDNG is encoded by the coding sequence ATGGGAAAAGAATTATTATTGAATGCAGTGGAGAATGAATGCATTGAAGCAGTTAATAATAAGTACCCGGATGAGCAAAAGGTAATTGTTTTTGGGGAAGGAAATGCGGATGCGGATATAGCGCTTGTAGGCGAGGCCCCGGGTGAAAAAGAGATAAAATATAAAAGGCCGTTTGCAGGGGCAGCCGGCAAAAATCTCGATGAGTTTCTGGATATATTGGGCCTTAAAAGAGAGGATATATATATTACAAATACAGTAAAGTTCAGACCAGTTAAAATAAATCCGAAAACTCTGAGGCTTTCCAACAGGCCGCCTGAAAAGGATGAGATAGCCTTATGCCTTCCATTTTTGCAAAGACAGCTGGATATTATAAGGCCAAAGACAGTGGTTACTCTTGGCAATACGCCATTAAGAGCTCTTACAGGTGACAATAAGATAACTATCGGCAAGTGCCATGGGACTTTAATCGAAGAATGTAGATATGATATTTTTCCTTTATACCATCCTGCAAGCATATTATATAATATGAGTTTAAAAGAAGTATACAACAAGGATTTGTTGAAGTTTAAAAAAATATTAAAAGATAACGGTTGA
- a CDS encoding glycoside hydrolase family 16 protein produces the protein MKKKYIYVQITLLFVIFLSPLCIISSKKDLWNHNNYKSNNAYSGNKKNESIYPSNDLQDSISKEPANSSNNISDSELNEKAKSGWNLAWNDEFNSNAVDDKYWTLQNGGDLWGNNELQYYTDREENCYIKDGKLIIRGLKEDYRNHQYTSARIVTKEKLEFLYGKIEVKAKFPEGNGLFPAIWLLPCENNYGDGKKNGEIDLVEILGNDPEVIYGVAHYSLKNQNRSYKRYSDGITNFSMGFHVYSIEWSPQEIKWMVDDKAYFSLNLMRTFDKTYNPFNKKMYLIMNLAIGGNWPGNNLGKTTFPSYVEIDYVRYYK, from the coding sequence ATGAAGAAGAAATATATTTACGTCCAAATAACTCTTTTATTTGTTATATTTCTTTCTCCTCTATGCATAATCTCCTCTAAAAAGGACCTGTGGAATCATAATAACTATAAATCAAATAATGCTTATTCCGGAAATAAAAAGAATGAATCGATTTATCCTTCAAATGACTTACAGGATTCTATCAGTAAGGAACCTGCTAATAGCTCAAATAATATATCGGATTCTGAATTGAATGAAAAGGCAAAGTCCGGATGGAATCTGGCATGGAACGATGAATTTAACAGCAATGCTGTCGATGATAAATATTGGACTTTGCAAAATGGCGGAGATTTATGGGGGAACAATGAATTGCAGTATTATACGGATAGGGAAGAAAATTGTTATATTAAAGATGGAAAATTGATTATAAGGGGACTTAAAGAAGATTATAGAAATCATCAATATACATCTGCCAGAATAGTTACCAAGGAGAAACTCGAATTTTTATATGGCAAAATTGAAGTCAAAGCAAAATTTCCCGAAGGGAATGGACTATTTCCCGCTATCTGGCTTTTACCATGTGAAAACAATTATGGAGACGGGAAAAAAAACGGAGAAATCGACTTAGTGGAAATACTGGGCAATGATCCTGAAGTTATATATGGAGTTGCCCATTACTCTTTAAAAAATCAAAACAGATCATATAAAAGATACAGTGACGGCATTACAAACTTTTCCATGGGGTTCCACGTTTATTCTATTGAATGGAGCCCGCAGGAAATAAAATGGATGGTAGACGATAAAGCTTATTTTTCTCTAAACCTGATGAGAACTTTTGATAAAACATACAATCCATTTAATAAAAAAATGTATTTGATCATGAATCTCGCAATTGGCGGAAATTGGCCGGGTAATAACCTAGGCAAGACTACATTCCCTTCATATGTTGAAATCGATTATGTCCGCTATTATAAATGA
- a CDS encoding PIG-L deacetylase family protein → MSGEKVLFIGSHPDDIDLGCAICMHDHYLKNDRIKTMVLTRGEKGNGNVNSNRVLEECKSFKILAPEAENIFFDFPDTMLFHHMNEIIEEIKNAVIGDVPDVVYIPSIHDFHQDHVVTYECAMAVFNSVKIRKIICYETPSTMPGFSPNYFKVCDLDNFGIKVKAIKCHESQADKPYVDYETIYSIAKMRANQGRYHEGVAEAFEIIRFSEMVL, encoded by the coding sequence GTGAGCGGAGAAAAAGTATTATTTATAGGGTCCCATCCTGATGATATAGATTTAGGATGTGCAATCTGCATGCATGATCACTATCTGAAAAATGACAGAATAAAAACAATGGTTTTGACAAGGGGGGAGAAGGGAAACGGAAATGTAAATTCAAATAGAGTGCTCGAGGAATGCAAGTCTTTTAAAATTTTGGCTCCGGAGGCAGAAAATATTTTTTTTGATTTTCCTGATACGATGCTTTTTCATCATATGAATGAAATAATAGAAGAAATCAAAAATGCTGTAATCGGGGATGTCCCTGATGTTGTTTACATACCTTCCATCCATGATTTTCATCAGGACCATGTCGTAACATATGAATGCGCAATGGCGGTATTTAACAGCGTTAAGATCCGTAAAATCATCTGCTATGAAACTCCTTCAACTATGCCAGGCTTTTCACCAAACTATTTTAAAGTATGCGATTTAGACAATTTTGGCATTAAAGTTAAAGCTATAAAATGTCATGAATCACAAGCAGACAAGCCATATGTTGACTATGAAACAATCTATTCGATTGCAAAGATGCGGGCCAACCAGGGGCGTTACCATGAAGGCGTAGCAGAAGCATTTGAGATAATAAGGTTCTCGGAGATGGTTTTATGA
- the murD gene encoding UDP-N-acetylmuramoyl-L-alanine--D-glutamate ligase: protein MSKNFREFIDGIRGKKVAVIGIGISNRPLIKYIAKLGADVTACDKKDRNDLGKICGELEGEGIKLKVGYDYLKGLDNFDMIFKTPSLRHDIPELVHARRNGVYITSEMEEFVKYCPAQIIGVTGSDGKTTTTTLIYNMLKEQGYNVWLGGNIGNPLFDRLESIKKEDKVVLELSSFQLMTMDVSPDIAVVTNLSPNHMDIHKSMEEYIDAKKNIFRHQNENSLLVLNLDNDITRNMENEAAGSVKFFSRLKKVESGAYLKGKELVIVDQSGENIVCSMEDVKLPGMHNIENMLAAFSAVSSLCSIQNMKKVASTFEGVEHRIEFVREIDGVKYYNDSIGSSPTRTIASISSFKGKVILIAGGYDKKVPFDKLAKAGMKRVKRLVLLGVTAPKIEEAFKREMDKTGVKIPIVHSNTLKDAVLSCKQSAKNGDVVILSPACASFDMFKNFEERGNKFKEIVNSL, encoded by the coding sequence ATGAGCAAAAACTTCAGAGAGTTTATCGATGGGATAAGGGGAAAGAAAGTTGCGGTAATCGGAATAGGGATAAGCAACAGGCCGTTGATTAAATATATAGCAAAGCTTGGAGCGGATGTTACAGCATGCGATAAAAAGGATAGGAATGACCTGGGGAAAATATGCGGCGAGCTTGAAGGGGAAGGCATTAAATTAAAGGTTGGATACGATTATCTCAAAGGGCTGGATAATTTTGATATGATATTCAAAACTCCTTCCTTAAGGCATGATATACCTGAGCTTGTGCATGCAAGGCGAAATGGCGTATATATCACATCTGAGATGGAGGAGTTCGTGAAATATTGCCCGGCACAGATTATAGGGGTGACGGGGAGCGACGGTAAGACGACAACTACTACTTTAATATACAATATGTTGAAAGAGCAGGGATATAATGTATGGCTCGGAGGGAATATCGGGAATCCGCTTTTCGACAGACTGGAATCGATTAAAAAGGAAGACAAAGTAGTGCTTGAGCTTTCCAGCTTTCAACTGATGACGATGGATGTAAGCCCGGATATCGCAGTCGTTACCAATCTTAGCCCGAACCACATGGATATACATAAATCCATGGAAGAATATATTGATGCGAAAAAGAATATATTCAGGCATCAAAATGAAAATAGTCTTTTAGTGCTTAACCTTGACAACGATATAACGCGGAATATGGAAAATGAAGCAGCAGGCAGCGTTAAATTTTTCAGCAGATTGAAAAAGGTTGAATCCGGGGCATATCTTAAGGGAAAGGAACTTGTAATTGTCGACCAATCCGGAGAAAATATTGTATGCAGTATGGAAGATGTAAAACTTCCCGGTATGCATAACATAGAGAATATGCTCGCGGCATTTTCAGCGGTAAGTTCCCTGTGCAGCATTCAAAACATGAAAAAGGTTGCATCGACATTTGAAGGTGTCGAACACAGGATAGAATTTGTAAGGGAAATAGATGGAGTAAAATATTATAACGATTCTATAGGATCAAGCCCTACAAGAACGATTGCAAGCATAAGCTCATTTAAAGGCAAGGTGATACTCATAGCCGGCGGATATGATAAAAAAGTACCGTTTGACAAATTAGCCAAGGCAGGCATGAAAAGGGTAAAGAGGCTTGTTCTCTTAGGCGTGACGGCTCCAAAAATCGAGGAAGCATTCAAAAGGGAAATGGATAAAACAGGCGTAAAAATTCCCATAGTGCATTCGAATACACTAAAAGATGCTGTCTTATCATGCAAACAGAGCGCGAAAAACGGGGATGTCGTCATTTTGTCTCCTGCATGTGCAAGTTTTGATATGTTTAAGAATTTTGAGGAAAGAGGAAATAAATTTAAAGAGATCGTAAATAGCTTATGA
- a CDS encoding glycoside hydrolase family 38 C-terminal domain-containing protein, with product MRRNVDVKLEALKEHIPDMLWDKPNIDYLDVNQFTGRKRFYWCERIIAEIEYAIRLSKINNNKYDNSIEPAILYLTQQVADEGAITKSAALKAEEMLKPLSSEAKKYKMICAGHSHIDMNWMWPWNETVSVTIDTFRTVLNLMREYPDFKFSQSQASVYAIIEKYNPEMLDEIRRKVKEGRWEVTASTWVENDKNIPNGESLVRQTLYTKRYLSKLLDIKMDDMQLDFEPDTFGHSITVPEVLVNGGVKYYYHCRGYNGKNIYKWTAPSGKYVIAYREPIWYNGQILPYTALYVPEFCNMYNIHTMLKLYGVGDHGGGPTRRDIESIIDMDKWPVFPQIKFGTFLEYFKELEKLKDKLPEVKEELNFIFTGCYTSQSRIKMANRKSENTLNEAEILSSISTLSTGAKYYSKSFEEAWRHVLFGQFHDIIPGSGVLETREHVMGNFQEVMAIANTKRSNAIVNLADNIDTSKLITKEDPAYENISEGAGAGYGISDFKISQYERGRGRTRIFHVFNTAPYERDEAFEIVVWDFKGNREKIIFKDKDGNAMEYQILDYGINKFWGHEYIRILIKAKVPACGYATYIMTEGGDYSKKYAEPFPVRTEANYGLTDYTLENNLIRAVFSPYNGSIKSLVDKTTGEEFIDKSRHSGIFRLIQEDSSKGGSAWVIGSYMDIKEITDNVKVKRVRYLSDSIRKSISYEMEFNDSALKVTVSLDLDSTMLNYDVECDFHEVGSKTKSVPQLSFYLPFKYGCKYYKYDVPIGTIERGEINGDVPANSFAYADRREKDKSSVMLITDSKSGFRCFDNSMSISLIRGTHGPDPYPEFGPHKFSFAINLVRNCSNKDLIKYGYNYNHPLNVISGTTHSGKYPLTKSFMRIQKGSVALSALKMAEEKTNDNRFILRVYETEGKSTDVAVGFFKEPKAAYFVDINEIPLKNLNGIVIEGNKILFDVSPFSLANICVEFE from the coding sequence TTGAGAAGAAATGTTGATGTAAAGTTAGAGGCATTAAAAGAACATATACCGGATATGCTCTGGGATAAACCAAATATCGATTATCTTGATGTCAATCAATTTACAGGCAGAAAGCGTTTCTACTGGTGCGAGAGGATAATAGCGGAAATAGAATATGCAATAAGGCTTTCGAAAATAAATAATAATAAATATGATAATTCAATTGAGCCCGCCATTTTGTACCTTACGCAGCAAGTGGCCGATGAGGGGGCTATAACGAAGTCTGCTGCATTGAAGGCCGAAGAAATGCTGAAGCCTCTATCATCAGAGGCGAAAAAATATAAAATGATATGTGCGGGCCATTCCCATATCGATATGAATTGGATGTGGCCGTGGAATGAGACTGTTTCCGTTACGATAGATACTTTCAGGACCGTTCTTAATCTGATGAGGGAATACCCGGATTTTAAGTTTTCGCAGTCACAGGCTTCCGTATATGCGATCATTGAAAAATATAATCCGGAAATGCTTGATGAAATAAGAAGAAAGGTAAAAGAGGGAAGATGGGAGGTAACTGCGTCCACATGGGTTGAAAATGATAAAAACATACCGAATGGCGAAAGCCTTGTAAGGCAGACACTGTATACTAAAAGGTATCTTTCAAAACTGCTTGATATAAAAATGGATGATATGCAGCTTGACTTTGAGCCGGATACATTCGGGCATAGCATAACCGTACCCGAAGTGCTCGTAAATGGCGGGGTGAAATATTATTATCACTGCAGAGGGTATAACGGCAAAAATATATATAAATGGACGGCACCGTCCGGCAAATATGTCATAGCATACAGGGAGCCTATATGGTATAACGGTCAGATATTACCATATACGGCTTTATATGTCCCTGAGTTTTGCAATATGTATAATATACATACAATGCTGAAGCTTTATGGTGTCGGCGACCATGGCGGCGGCCCTACAAGAAGGGATATCGAATCGATAATCGATATGGATAAATGGCCTGTATTTCCGCAGATTAAATTCGGCACTTTCCTGGAATATTTTAAAGAGCTTGAGAAGTTAAAGGATAAACTTCCGGAAGTTAAGGAAGAATTAAACTTTATATTTACAGGATGTTATACATCGCAGTCAAGAATAAAAATGGCCAACAGAAAATCTGAAAATACATTAAATGAAGCTGAGATATTAAGCAGTATTTCTACTCTTTCTACAGGGGCAAAGTATTATAGTAAAAGCTTTGAAGAGGCATGGAGGCATGTTCTCTTTGGACAGTTCCATGACATAATACCGGGCTCAGGGGTTCTTGAAACGAGGGAACATGTCATGGGCAATTTTCAGGAAGTTATGGCCATTGCAAATACAAAAAGAAGCAATGCCATTGTAAATCTTGCAGACAATATAGATACTTCGAAACTCATAACAAAAGAAGATCCTGCATATGAGAATATTTCTGAAGGTGCGGGAGCAGGATATGGGATATCGGATTTTAAAATATCACAATATGAGAGAGGCAGAGGGAGAACGAGGATATTCCATGTATTCAATACTGCTCCATATGAGAGGGACGAGGCTTTTGAAATCGTCGTATGGGATTTTAAAGGCAACAGGGAAAAGATTATATTTAAGGATAAAGATGGAAATGCTATGGAGTACCAGATTTTAGATTATGGCATAAATAAATTCTGGGGACATGAATATATAAGAATTTTGATAAAAGCTAAGGTACCTGCCTGTGGCTATGCTACATATATAATGACCGAAGGGGGCGATTACAGTAAGAAATATGCCGAACCATTTCCAGTGAGGACCGAGGCAAATTACGGACTTACAGATTATACCCTTGAAAACAATCTCATTAGAGCTGTATTCAGCCCGTATAATGGTTCTATAAAATCATTGGTGGATAAAACAACCGGCGAGGAATTTATAGACAAAAGCCGACATTCAGGAATTTTCAGGCTGATACAGGAAGACTCAAGCAAAGGCGGAAGCGCATGGGTTATAGGCTCATACATGGATATAAAAGAGATCACAGATAATGTAAAGGTTAAACGGGTGCGTTATTTATCGGATAGTATCAGAAAGTCTATATCATATGAAATGGAGTTTAATGATTCTGCGCTAAAGGTTACGGTATCCCTTGATTTAGATAGCACAATGTTGAACTATGACGTTGAATGCGATTTCCATGAAGTGGGGAGCAAAACAAAAAGTGTGCCTCAGCTCAGTTTCTACCTGCCGTTTAAATATGGTTGCAAATATTATAAATATGATGTACCCATAGGTACAATAGAGAGAGGTGAGATAAACGGTGATGTTCCTGCAAATAGTTTCGCTTATGCCGATCGCAGGGAAAAGGATAAGAGTTCGGTGATGCTTATAACAGATTCGAAGAGTGGTTTCAGGTGCTTTGATAATTCCATGTCGATTTCTCTTATAAGGGGAACGCACGGACCTGATCCATATCCTGAATTCGGTCCGCATAAATTTTCCTTTGCAATAAATTTGGTAAGGAATTGTTCAAACAAAGATTTAATAAAATATGGATATAATTACAACCATCCATTAAATGTAATTTCAGGCACTACCCATAGCGGAAAGTATCCTTTAACAAAGAGCTTTATGAGAATCCAAAAGGGCAGCGTGGCATTATCCGCATTAAAGATGGCCGAGGAAAAAACAAACGATAACAGATTCATACTAAGGGTATATGAGACTGAAGGGAAGAGCACGGATGTTGCAGTTGGCTTTTTCAAAGAGCCGAAAGCGGCATATTTTGTGGATATAAATGAAATTCCGTTGAAAAATTTGAATGGCATAGTAATTGAAGGCAATAAAATTTTGTTTGATGTATCTCCGTTTAGCCTGGCTAATATATGTGTCGAATTCGAGTGA
- a CDS encoding uracil-DNA glycosylase: protein MLSYNNLYKACMECEKCNLCKTRTNVVFGEGNVRSIIMFVGEGPGHDEDMQGRPFVGRAGQLLTKMIESIGLKRQDVYIANIVKCRPPNNRVPYPEEAAACLPYLRNQVAIVMPKIIVCLGATAGKYIIDENIRITRDRGIWTVKGCFNMIATYHPAALLRDPDKKIEAWEDLKKIRDKYKSFIKTEGM, encoded by the coding sequence ATGTTAAGTTATAATAATTTGTATAAGGCTTGTATGGAATGTGAAAAATGCAATCTTTGCAAAACAAGGACGAATGTTGTTTTCGGCGAAGGCAATGTAAGGTCGATTATCATGTTTGTGGGCGAGGGACCCGGCCATGACGAGGATATGCAGGGAAGGCCCTTTGTCGGGAGAGCCGGGCAGCTTCTTACAAAAATGATAGAGTCCATAGGTTTAAAGAGGCAGGATGTATATATCGCAAACATAGTGAAATGCAGACCGCCCAATAACAGAGTGCCCTATCCTGAGGAAGCTGCAGCATGCCTGCCTTATTTGAGAAATCAGGTTGCAATAGTCATGCCTAAGATAATCGTATGTCTTGGGGCGACAGCAGGGAAATACATAATAGACGAAAATATCAGGATTACAAGGGATAGAGGCATATGGACCGTAAAGGGCTGCTTTAACATGATCGCTACATACCATCCTGCCGCACTTTTGAGAGATCCTGATAAAAAAATAGAAGCATGGGAAGACTTAAAAAAGATAAGGGATAAATATAAAAGTTTTATTAAAACGGAAGGTATGTAG